In Rutidosis leptorrhynchoides isolate AG116_Rl617_1_P2 chromosome 2, CSIRO_AGI_Rlap_v1, whole genome shotgun sequence, one genomic interval encodes:
- the LOC139894321 gene encoding UDP-glucose:glycoprotein glucosyltransferase-like has translation METRMRSGFRVMILIAVCIVVCGYSVSAETQRPKNVQVALRAKWPGTSVLLEAGELFSKEWKDYFWEFIDAWHTNETENTDSYTAKDCLQKISKYGKSFVTGPLASVFELSLTLRSSSPRLVLYQQLAEESLSSHPSSDDIISTTFIDEGVPEKSEVKKADSLLVGVNPKSPGGKCCWVDTGGALFFDVPELLLWLRDPHKGGDIFQEPELFEFDHIYFDSSIGSPIAILYGALGTDCFKEFHTSLVEAAKEGKVKYVVRPVLPSGCESKSGVCGAVGTRDPLNLGGYGVELALKNMEYKAMDDSEIKKGVTLEDPHTEDLSQEVRGFIFSKILERKPELTSEIMAFRDSLLSSTVSDTLNVWELKDLGHQTVQKIVHASDPLHSMQEINQNFPSVVSYLSRMKLNDSIKEEILANQRMIPPGKSLMALNGALIDIDDIDLFLLLDMVHQELSLADQFTKLQIPSRTVRKLLSTLPPPESSAFRVDFRSEHVQYINNLEVDARYKQWRNNLNELLMPVFPGQLRYIRKNLYHAVYVLDPASICGLETVDTIITMFENSLPVRFGVILYSTKLIEILEANGGEFPSSSLETDSQKNEDLSSLTMRLFFYIKESHGMLKAFEFLSNVNKLRLESGEEEPPVLHHVESAFVETLLPKAKTPPQDTLLKLEKEQSFRESSQESSLFVFKLGMAKLEYSLLMNGLVHSSNEEALMRAMNDELPRIQEQVYYGQINARTDVLDKFLSENGIQRYNPQIVGDKAKTKFVSLTASIVGDESLLKNMEYLHSAGTIDDLKPVTHLMAVDVTSRKGVKLLHEGIRYLMTDSTNARVGFLFNSDSDSDSNSFIFMKAFEISASSYGHKKKVLNFLDQLCSIYESSQDSQGSQAFLDKISDLADANGINSKGFMSALSEFSLAKFTSHLKKVDQFLYKQVGLEKGVNAVITNGRVVRVPETVTFLSQDLHLLESVEFKQRIKHVADIIEEVTWENVDPDTLMSKFMSDIIMSVTSSLSTRDRSSEGARFEMLSAEYSAVVIGSENSTLHIDAVIDPLSSSGQKVSSLLCILSKCSQPSMRLVFNPMSSLVDLPLKNYYRFVTPTMDDFSNTDLTVHGPKAFFANMPLSKTLTMNLDVPESWLVEPVIAIHDLDNILLENLGDTRTLQAVFELEAIVLTGHCSEKDHEPPRGLQMILGTKKNPHLVDTLVMANLGYWQMKVSPGVWYLQLAPGRSSNLYVLQDGPEMSPTKRITIDYLRGKPFHLGVVKKRGKEHEKLLISSDDDDSSLKHGDKEGWNANILKWASSLIGSNGQSKNSGNTKVDNLQNGRKGKTINIFSIASGHLYERFTKIMILSVLKNTQRPVKFWFIKNYLSPQFKDVIPHMAQEYGFEYELVTYKWPSWLHKQKEKQRIIWAYKILFLDVIFPLSLEKVIFVDADQIVRADMGELYDMNLKGRPLGYTPFCDNNRDMDGFRFWKQGFWKEHLRGRPYHISALYVVDLIKFRETAAGDNLRVFYETLSKDPNSLSNLDQDLPNYAQHTVPIFSLPQEWLWCESWCGNATKARAKTIDLCNNPMTKEPKLQGARRIVTEWPDLDLEARQFTSKILGENVSPVEKVVSPPAQPQVIKEDLEIKDEL, from the exons GGAATTATTTTCCAAAGAATGGAAAGACTATTTCTGGGAATTCATCGATGCATGGCATACTAACGAAACCGAAAATACCGATTCGTACACTGCCAAAGATTGTTTGCAGAAAATTAGTAAATATGGCAAATCGTTTGTGACTGGACCATTGGCATCGGTATTTGAATTATCTCTAACTCTTCGATCTTCATCACCAAGATTAGTGCTTTATCAACAGTTAGCAGAGGAATCACTTTCTTCACATCCATCGTCTGATGACATCATCAGTACTACTTTTATTGATGAAGGTGTACCTGAAAAATCCGAAGTCAAAAAGGCCGATTCTTTGCTTGTAGGTGTAAATCCAAAAAGTCCCGGGGGGAAATGTTGTTGGGTGGACACAGGTGGTGCGTTGTTTTTTGATGTACCCGAGTTGCTATTGTGGCTTCGTGATCCTCATAA GGGTGGAGATATATTTCAGGAGCCTGAACTTTTTGAGTTCGATCATATCTATTTTGATTCATCTATTGGGAGTCCAATTGCCATCTTATATGGAGCTCTTGGAACTGACTGTTTTAAGGAGTTTCATACGAGCTTGGTGGAAGCAGCCAAAGAG GGGAAAGTTAAGTACGTTGTGAGACCTGTTCTGCCTTCAGGTTGTGAATCGAAAAGTGGTGTGTGTGGAGCAGTTGGCACCAGAGACCCGTTGAATTTGGGGGGTTATGGAGTAGAACTTGCATTAAAGAACATGGAATATAAGGCCATGGATGATAGCGAAATAAAGAAAG GTGTCACTCTAGAAGATCCTCACACCGAAGATCTCAGCCAAGAAGTTAGAGGGTTCATATTCTCTAAAATTTTG GAAAGGAAACCGGAACTAACCTCTGAAATAATGGCTTTTAGGGACTCTCTCTTGTCTTCAACAGTGTCTGATACACTTAATGTGTGGGAATTAAAGG ATTTAGGACATCAGACTGTACAAAAGATTGTTCATGCATCAGACCCTCTTCACTCAATGCAAGAAATTAATCAAAATTTCCCGAGTGTTGTCTCTTACCTCTCTCGAATGAAA CTCAATGATTCAATTAAAGAGGAAATTCTAGCTAATCAGCGAATGATACCACCTGGCAAATCTTTAATGGCTCTGAATGGTGCATTAATCGATATTGATGATATTGACCTTTTTCT GTTGCTCGACATGGTCCATCAGGAGTTATCGTTAGCTGATCAGTTCACAAAACTGCAA ATTCCGTCAAGGACAGTTCGAAAACTTCTGTCAACACTACCGCCTCCCGAATCCAGTGCGTTTCGTGTCGACTTCCGTTCAGAGCATGTTCAGTACATTAATAACTTAGAGGTCGATGCCAGGTACAAACAGTGGCGGAATAACCTAAACGAG CTTTTAATGCCCGTATTTCCGGGTCAATTACGCTACATCCGTAAGAATCTGTACCATGCGGTCTATGTGTTGGATCCTGCTTCCATCTGTGGACTTGAG ACAGTTGACACGATAATCACTATGTTTGAAAATAGTCTTCCAGTAAGGTTTGGAGTGATATTGTATTCTACAAAATTGATTGAGATACTCGAGGCCAACGGCGGAGAATTTCCATCTTCATCACTTGAAACTGACAGTCAAAAGAACGAAGATCTCTCAAGCTTG ACTATGCGACTTTTCTTTTATATAAAAGAAAGTCATGGGATGCTGAAAGCTTTTGAATTTCTCAGTAAT GTAAACAAATTACGTCTGGAGTCAGGGGAGGAAGAACCACCCGTGCTGCACCATGTGGAGTCTGCATTTGTAGAAACACTATT GCCAAAGGCAAAAACCCCACCTCAAGATACTTTATTAAAGCTCGAAAAGGAACAATCTTTTCGTGAATCATCTCAAGAGAGTTCTTTGTTCGTTTTCAAGCTGGGCATGGCAAAGTTGGAATATTCCCTCTTGATGAATGGTCTCGTCCATAGTTCTAACGAG GAGGCTTTAATGAGGGCCATGAACGATGAGCTCCCGAGAATACAGGAACAAGTTTATTATGGCCAGATAAATGCTCGCACCGATGTTCTCGACAAATTTTTATCAGAAAATGGTATTCAGCGCTACAACCCACAG ATAGTTGGAGATAAGGCGAAGACTAAATTTGTTTCTTTGACTGCATCGATCGTTGGAGATGAATCTCTGCTAAAAAATATGGAATATTTACACTCTGCTGGAA CTATTGATGACTTGAAACCCGTGACTCATCTTATGGCTGTTGATGTGACGTCAAGAAAAGGTGTTAAGTTACTTCACGAGGGAATTCGTTATCTG ATGACAGATTCTACGAATGCTCGTGTGGGATTTTTATTTAATTCTGATTCGGATTCTGATTCAAATAGCTTCATTTTTATGAAGGCTTTTGAAATCTCAGCCTCTTCATATGG TCATAAGAAGAAAGTTTTAAACTTTCTGGACCAATTATGCTCGATTTACGAGTCTTCTCAAGATTCTCAAGGCAGTCAAGCTTTTCTGGATAAAATTTCTGATCTTGCTGATGCGAATGGAATCAATTCTAAAGGATTTATGTCTGCTCTTTCGGAATTTTCCCTTGCTAAGTTTACAAGTCATTTGAAGAAG GTGGATCAATTTCTGTATAAACAAGTTGGGCTCGAAAAGGGTGTCAATGCCGTCATTACAAATGGAAGG GTTGTCCGTGTCCCTGAGACTGTAACCTTCTTAAGCCAAGATTTGCATCTTCTCGAATCTGTTGAATTTAAGCAAAGAATAAAACACGTTGCTGACATCATTGAAGAGGTGACGTGGGAAAACGTTGACCCAGACACACTTATGAG CAAGTTCATGAGTGACATAATCATGTCTGTCACGTCTTCACTTTCTACACGGGACAGAAGTTCCGAAGGTGCTCGTTTTGAGATGTTGAGTGCAGAATACAGTGCTGTTGTTATCGGTAGTGAAAACTCGACCCTTCATATAGATGCTGTTATTGATCCTTTGAGCTCTTCTGGTCAAAAAGTATCTTCACTTCTTTGCATACTGTCGAAATGCAGTCAACCAAGCATGAGGCTCGTGTTCAATCCTATG AGTTCCCTTGTCGATCTTCCACTAAAGAATTACTACAGATTTGTAACTCCGACAATG GATGACTTTAGCAATACAGATTTAACTGTACATGGCCCTAAAGCATTTTTTGCCAATATGCCACTATCGAAAACCCTAACCATGAATCTTGATGTTCCCGAATCATGGCTAGTTGAACCTGTCATTGCAAT CCATGATCTTGACAATATATTGCTTGAGAACCTCGGTGACACAAGAACACTACAGGCAGTTTTTGAACTTGAAGCTATCGTACTTACCG GTCACTGTTCAGAAAAGGATCATGAACCCCCACGAGGTCTTCAAATGATACTTGGAACCAAAAAGAATCCGCATTTGGTAGACACACTTGTGATGGCCAATTTGGGTTATTGGCAAATGAAAGTGTCACCCGGGGTTTGGTACCTGCAACTAGCACCGGGTCGAAGTTCCAATCTTTACGTTCTGCAAGATGGGCCAGAAATGAGCCCAACAAAACGCATCACGATAGATTACTTAAGGGGAAAACCATTTCATCTTGGAGTAGTGAAGAAAAGGGGAAAAGAACATGAAAAATTATTGATTTCTTCTGACGATGATGATTCTTCTTTGAAACAC GGAGATAAAGAGGGTTGGAATGCAAATATTTTGAAATGGgcttcttctcttattggtagcaaTGGGCAGTCGAAAAATAGTGGAAACACTAAAGTG GATAATCTACAGAATGGGCGCAAGGGTAAAACGATAAATATATTCTCCATTGCATCTGGACACTT ATACGAGCGATTTACCAAAATCATGATATTAAGTGTTCTGAAAAACACACAGCGCCCCGTTAAGTTCTGGTTTATAAAGAACTACCTTTCACCACAGTTTAAG GATGTGATTCCACATATGGCACAAGAATACGGTTTTGAATACGAATTGGTTACGTATAAATGGCCTAGTTGGTTGCATAAACAGAAAGAAAAACAACGAATTATCTGGGCGTATAAAATTCTGTTTCTTGATGTCATTTTCCCCTTATCTCTCGAAAAG GTTATATTTGTTGATGCCGATCAGATTGTTCGGGCTGACATGGGAGAACTTTACGACATGAATTTGAAAGGAAGACCTCTTGGTTATACTCCATTTTGCGACAACAATCGAGATATGGACGGTTTTCGTTTTTGGAAACAA GGTTTTTGGAAGGAACATTTACGAGGAAGGCCATATCATATTAG TGCTCTGTACGTTGTTGATTTGATCAAGTTTCGGGAAACTGCAGCCGGAGACAATTTGAGGGTATTTTATGAAACACTTAGCAAAGATCCAAATAGTCTCTCTAACCTCGACCAG GATCTACCAAACTACGCACAACACACTGTACCAATATTTTCCCTTCCACAAGAATGGCTATGGTGCGAGTCTTGGTGTGGCAACGCTACAAAAGCCCGCGCTAAAACCATCGATCTTTGCAACAATCCAATGACTAAGGAACCCAAACTTCAG gGTGCGAGAAGGATTGTAACTGAATGGCCAGATCTTGATTTGGAAGCAAGACAATTCACTTCAAAAATATTGGGCGAAAACGTGAGCCCTGTAGAGAAGGTGGTTAGCCCTCCAGCTCAGCCACAAGTAATCAAAGAAGACCTCGAGATAAAAGACGAGTTGTGA